The Anaerolineales bacterium region GCACCATGTTCGACCCCGGGCCGTTCGTGTATATGAACAAGATCGCGGTTGGCCCGGCGGCCAAAGGCGCGATCAACGTGGAGCGCAGCATCAAAGACAACCTGGATGCCATCGCCAAAGCCAGCGGCAAGCGTATTCAGGATCTGGCGGTGATCATGCTTGACCGGCCGCGCCATGAGGAGCTCAAGGCCGAGGTGCGCCGCTGTGGAGCGCGCATCCGCATGATCGATGACGGCGATGTGGCCGCCGCCCTGATGACCGCCATGCCGGATGCCGGCATTGACGTGCTGCTGGGCATCGGCGGCACGCCTGAGGGCGTGCTGGCGGCCTGCGCCCTGCGCGCCATGGGCGGCGAGATCCAGGGCAAGCTGTACGCCCGCAACGAGGACGAGCTACGCCGCGGCCGCGAGATGGGCTACGACTTTGACAAGATCCTGACCATGGATGATCTCGTCTCGTCTGAGGATGTCTTCTTTGCCGCCACCGGCATCACGGATGGCGAGCTGCTCGACGGGGTCAAGTATTCGGCCACTGGCGCCCGCACGCATAGCCTGGTGGTGCGCGGCACCACCGGCACGGTGCGGCAGATCATTGCCAACCACAGCTTTGAAAAGCTGGAGAAGATCAGCCCCATCGACTATTAGCTGGCTGAAACGCACTGGAGCAGGCATGGCCAAAAAGAGCCCCGCACGCAAGAAAACTGAGACGCCCAAGGCCAGTTTGCGCGGCGTGGCCTACCGGCCCACGCCGGATGTTGTTGCCCAGGCTAATCTCAAAAATTGGGAGAGCATGGCGCGCAAAGCCAACCGCGACCTGGAAGGGTTCTGGGAAGCTGAGGCGCGCGAGCTCGAATGGTACAAGCCCTGGAAGAAAGTACTGGATGGCTCCAAGGCGCCGTTTTACAAGTGGTTCACGGGTTCGCGCGTCAACATTGTGCACAACGCCGTAGATCGCCATCTCCACACCCATCGTAAGAACAAACTGGCCCTGATATGGGAAAGCGAAGACGGCAAAGAAGAGCACAGCTATTCTTACTACAAGCTGAGCCGCGAGGTTTCGCGCATGGCCAGCATCATCAAGTCCATGGGTGTGCACAAGGGCGACCGGGTCACGATCTACATGGGACGCATTCCCGAAGCGGTATTCGCCATGCTGGCCTGCGCCAAGATCGGCGCGGTGCATTCGGTGGTGTTCGGCGGCTTCTCGGTGGACGCGCTGCAAAGCCGCATTGAAGACAGCCAGTCCAAGCTGCTGATCACCTGTGATGGCAGCTACCAGAACGGCAAACGCATTGAGCTCAAGCAGATCGCCGACGCCGCCCTGCAGCGCAGCCCCAGCGTGCAGAATGTGCTGGTGGTGCAGCGCACCGCGCACGAGGTCAACATGCAGCCGGAGCGCGACCACTGGTATCACGAGTTGCTCGAGACGCCAGTGGCCCAAGAGCGCTTCCCGACCGAGCCGATGGACGCCGAAGACCCGCTGTTCATCCTGTATACCTCCGGCTCCACCGGTCGGCCGAAGGCGATCGTGCATACCCACGGCGGCTACATGGTGGGCACCTACACCACGCTCAAGTATGTGTTCGACATCAAGGAAGAGGATCGCTACTGGTGCGCGGCAGATCCAGGCTGGATCACGGGCCACTCCTACATTGTGTATGGGCCGCTGCTCAATGGGGCTACCAGTTTTCTGTACGAAGGCGGGCCGGCGTTCCCCAACCCGGGCCGCTGGTGGCAGCTTATCGAACGCTATGGCATCACCATCCTCTACACCGCGCCCACCGCCATCCGTGGCCTGATGCGCTTTGGTGACGACTGGCCGAAGCAGTACGACCTCTCCAGCTTGCGGTTGCTGGGCTCGGTAGGTGAGCCGATCAATCCGGAGGCGTGGCGCTGGTACTTCAACGTGGTGGGCAAGAAACGCTGCCCGATCATGGACACCTGGTGGCAGACCGAGACCGGCATGTTCATGATCACGCCGACGCCGGTGGTGCCGCTCAAGCCGGGCTCGGGCGCCAAACCGTTCTTCGGCCAGGTGGCCGAAATTCTGGACGAGGCGGGCAAGCCGGTGAAGGATGGCGAGGAAGGCTACCTGGTGCTGACGCGGCCGTGGCCGGCCATGCTGCGCGGCATCTATGGCGACCCGGAGCGCTATGTCAAGCAATATTGGAGCACATACCCTGGCAAGTACATGACCGGCGATTCGGCGCGACGCGATAAGGATGGTTATTACTGGATCATTGGCCGGGTGGACGATGTCATCAAGGTCTCCGGCCACCGCCTCGGCACCGCCGAGGTCGAGTCGGCCCTGATCACGCACCCCGCCGTCGCCGAATCGGCCGCCATCGGCCTGCCGCATGACCTGAAAGGGCAGGGCATCCACTGCTTTGTTGTGCTGCGCCAGGACGCGGTGGCCAGCGACGTGCTGGCTGAAGAATTGCGCCAGCATGTAGCCCAGCACATGGGCGCCATTGCCCGGCCCGAGGATGTGCGCTTTACCGACAAGCTCCCCAAGACCCGCTCCGGCAAGATCATGCGCCGCGTGCTGAAAGCACGGGCGCAAGGCTTGCCCGAAGGCGATCTGAGCACGCTAGAAGACTAGTTTTGGCGCGCCCAGACCCAAATTGACACTGGGATAGGGCGATGGTATAGTCTCGCCCGACAACTGAATATTGCCCAGCGTGCCAAATCGGCATGCATTTCATCCAGAGAGGTTGAGGGAATCGGCCCGTTGAAACCTCGGCAACCCCCGTTTACGGAAGGTGCCAATTCCGACAGAAAAGTTCTGGAAGATGAGAGGGAGCAAGCCTGTGATTTGCCCTTCTCTGCTGTCTTAAGGGCAAATTTTTGTTTAACGGAGGCTTGTTGTTATGAGTAGCACCTTTATGCAGGCGGAAAAACTTCTGTTCACCTCGGAATCGGTGACGGAGGGACACCCCGACAAGATTTGTGACCAGGTAAGTGACGCGGTGTTGGATGCCTGCCTGGAGCAGGACCCGCTTTCACGCGTGGCGTGTGAGACTGCGGTCAAGACCGGCTTCGTGATGTTGCTGGGCGAGATCACCACCAAGGCCAACATCAACTATGACCAGTTGGTGCGCTCGGTGGTGAAGGATATTGGCTACACCAGCAGCGATTATGGCTTTGACGGCGAGAGCTGCGGCGTGCAGGTTGCGATCGCCCAGCAGTCCGGTGACATTGCCATGGGCGTGGACAAGGCGCTCGAAGCCAAGTCCGGCGAGATGACCGAAGCCGAGATCGAAGCAGTCGGCGCCGGCGACCAGGGCATGATGTTTGGTTATGCCTGCAATGAAACCCCGACCCTGCTGCCGATGCCGGTGTACCTGGCCCACAAGCTGACCCGCCGCCTGTCCGAGGTGCGCAAAGATGGCACACTGCCCTGGCTTCGCCCGGATGGCAAGAGCCAGGTGACCGTGGAATACTCCAAGGGCAAGCCCAAGCGGATTGACACCGTGCTCATCAGCACCCAGCACGCCGATGAGATTTCCGGTGAAGAAATTCGTAAGCAGATCATTGAGAAGGTCATCAACCCTGTGCTGCCTAAGGAATTGGTGGACGGCGACCTGAAGATCTACGTGAACCCGACCGGCCGCTTTGTTAT contains the following coding sequences:
- the glpX gene encoding class II fructose-bisphosphatase is translated as MNDLSPSRNLALELVRVTEAAALSAARFMGRGDKPAGDQAAVDGMRLVLNSIEMNGVVIIGEGEKDRAPMLYNGEHVGFGGEPEVDIAVDPIDGTRPLAEGRLNSIATVAVAPRGTMFDPGPFVYMNKIAVGPAAKGAINVERSIKDNLDAIAKASGKRIQDLAVIMLDRPRHEELKAEVRRCGARIRMIDDGDVAAALMTAMPDAGIDVLLGIGGTPEGVLAACALRAMGGEIQGKLYARNEDELRRGREMGYDFDKILTMDDLVSSEDVFFAATGITDGELLDGVKYSATGARTHSLVVRGTTGTVRQIIANHSFEKLEKISPIDY
- the acs gene encoding acetate--CoA ligase, whose protein sequence is MAKKSPARKKTETPKASLRGVAYRPTPDVVAQANLKNWESMARKANRDLEGFWEAEARELEWYKPWKKVLDGSKAPFYKWFTGSRVNIVHNAVDRHLHTHRKNKLALIWESEDGKEEHSYSYYKLSREVSRMASIIKSMGVHKGDRVTIYMGRIPEAVFAMLACAKIGAVHSVVFGGFSVDALQSRIEDSQSKLLITCDGSYQNGKRIELKQIADAALQRSPSVQNVLVVQRTAHEVNMQPERDHWYHELLETPVAQERFPTEPMDAEDPLFILYTSGSTGRPKAIVHTHGGYMVGTYTTLKYVFDIKEEDRYWCAADPGWITGHSYIVYGPLLNGATSFLYEGGPAFPNPGRWWQLIERYGITILYTAPTAIRGLMRFGDDWPKQYDLSSLRLLGSVGEPINPEAWRWYFNVVGKKRCPIMDTWWQTETGMFMITPTPVVPLKPGSGAKPFFGQVAEILDEAGKPVKDGEEGYLVLTRPWPAMLRGIYGDPERYVKQYWSTYPGKYMTGDSARRDKDGYYWIIGRVDDVIKVSGHRLGTAEVESALITHPAVAESAAIGLPHDLKGQGIHCFVVLRQDAVASDVLAEELRQHVAQHMGAIARPEDVRFTDKLPKTRSGKIMRRVLKARAQGLPEGDLSTLED
- the metK gene encoding methionine adenosyltransferase, which codes for MQAEKLLFTSESVTEGHPDKICDQVSDAVLDACLEQDPLSRVACETAVKTGFVMLLGEITTKANINYDQLVRSVVKDIGYTSSDYGFDGESCGVQVAIAQQSGDIAMGVDKALEAKSGEMTEAEIEAVGAGDQGMMFGYACNETPTLLPMPVYLAHKLTRRLSEVRKDGTLPWLRPDGKSQVTVEYSKGKPKRIDTVLISTQHADEISGEEIRKQIIEKVINPVLPKELVDGDLKIYVNPTGRFVIGGPMGDAGLTGRKIIVDTYGGMGRHGGGAFSGKDPTKVDRSAAYAARWAAKNVVAAGLAERCEIQVAYAIGVARPLSVNVETFGTGKIADDKIAALVEKHFDLRPGAIIRDLDLRRPIYRQTAAYGHFGRDDVKLPWEDTSRADALAKAAAA